The Mus caroli chromosome 1, CAROLI_EIJ_v1.1, whole genome shotgun sequence genome has a window encoding:
- the Sell gene encoding L-selectin yields MVFPWRCEGTHWGSRSILKLWVWTLLCCDFLTHHGTHCWTYHYSEKPMNWENARKFCKQNYTDLVAIQNKREIEYLEKTLPRSPYYYWIGIRKIGKMWTWVGTNKTLTKEAENWGAGEPNNKKSKEDCVEIYIKRERDSGKWNDDACHKRKAALCYTASCQPGSCNGHGECVETINNHTCICDAGYYGPQCQYVVQCEPLEAPESGTMDCIHPLGNFXFQSKCAFNCSEGRELLGTAETQCGASGNWSSPEPICQVVQCEALEAPESGTMDCIHPLGNFSFQSKCAFNCSEGRELLGTAETQCGASGNWSSPEPICQKTNRSFSKIKEGDYNPLFIPVAVMVTAFSGLAFLIWLARRLKKGKKSQERMDDPY; encoded by the exons ATG GTGTTTCCATGGAGATGTGAGGGTACTCACTGGGGCTCGAGGAGCATCCTGAAGCTGTGGGTCTGGACACTGCTCTGTTGTG ACTTCCTGACACACCATGGAACTCACTGTTGGACTTACCATTATTCTGAAAAGCCCATGAACTGGGAAAATGCTAGAAAGTTCTGCAAGCAAAATTACACAGATTTAGTCGCcatacaaaacaaaagagaaattgaGTATTTAGAGAAGACATTGCCCAGAAGCCCTTATTACTACTGGATAGGAATCAGGAAAATTGGAAAAATGTGGACATGGGTGGGAACCAACAAAACTCTCACTAAAGAAGCAGAGAACTGGGGTGCTGGGGAGCCCAACAACAAGAAGTCCAAGGAGGACTGTGTGGAGATCTATATCAAGAGGGAACGGGACTCTGGGAAATGGAACGATGACGCCTGTCACAAACGAAAGGCAGCTCTCTGCTACACAG CATCTTGCCAGCCAGGGTCTTGCAATGGCCATGGAGAATGTGTGGAAACTATCAACAATCACACGTGCATCTGTGACGCAGGGTATTACGGGCCCCAGTGTCAGTATG TGGTCCAGTGTGAGCCTTTGGAGGCCCCTGAGTCGGGTACCATGGACTGCATCCACCCCTTGGGAAACTTCAGNTTCCAGTCCAAGTGTGCTTTCAACTGTTCTGAGGGAAGAGAGCTACTTGGGACTGCAGAAACACAGTGTGGAGCATCTGGAAACTGGTCATCTCCAGAGCCAATCTGCCAAG TGGTCCAGTGTGAGGCTCTGGAGGCCCCTGAGTCGGGTACCATGGACTGCATCCACCCCTTGGGAAACTTCAGTTTCCAGTCCAAGTGTGCTTTCAACTGTTCTGAGGGAAGAGAGCTACTTGGGACTGCAGAAACACAGTGTGGAGCATCTGGAAACTGGTCATCTCCAGAGCCAATCTGCCAAA AGACAAACAGAAGTTTCTCAAAGATCAAAGAAGGCGACTACAACCCCCTCTTCATTCCTGTAGCTGTCATGGTCACTGCATTCTCGGGGCTGGCATTTCTCATTTGGCTGGCAAGGCGGTTAAAAAAAG GCAAGAAATCTCAAGAAAG GATGGATGATCCATACTGA